Proteins encoded within one genomic window of Flavobacterium sp. NG2:
- the purE gene encoding 5-(carboxyamino)imidazole ribonucleotide mutase, protein MKVAVIMGSISDMPVMQDAIDILKSFDIEVEVDIVSAHRTPEKLFDFSNNAHNRGISVIIAGAGGAAHLPGMVASMSPLPVIGVPVKSSNSIDGWDSVLSILQMPGGVPVATVALNGAKNAGILAAQIIGSANTEILNKIVAYKLSLKEAVIKASEGLKK, encoded by the coding sequence ATGAAAGTAGCCGTAATCATGGGAAGCATCTCCGATATGCCCGTAATGCAAGATGCCATCGATATATTAAAATCATTTGATATTGAAGTAGAAGTGGATATTGTATCCGCACATAGAACTCCTGAAAAATTATTTGATTTCAGCAACAACGCTCACAATCGTGGCATTTCAGTAATTATTGCTGGTGCTGGTGGAGCGGCGCATTTACCAGGAATGGTGGCTTCGATGTCACCACTACCTGTTATTGGAGTTCCTGTAAAATCAAGCAATTCAATTGATGGCTGGGATTCGGTTTTATCTATTTTGCAAATGCCAGGAGGAGTTCCTGTAGCCACTGTAGCACTTAATGGAGCTAAAAACGCTGGAATCTTAGCTGCACAAATTATAGGAAGTGCTAATACTGAAATTTTAAACAAAATTGTGGCTTATAAATTAAGCCTAAAAGAAGCCGTTATCAAGGCCTCGGAAGGATTGAAAAAATAA
- a CDS encoding M3 family metallopeptidase encodes MEILTQHFDTKHNTAPFSKIKIGDYLPAIQEGIALAKAEIDAIVNNPETPTFENTIEAMDYSGDILDRASSIFFNLNSAETNDEMQKIAQEISPLLSEFGNDIRLNPELFARVKTVYEAKDSLDLTPEQSTLLDKKYKSFSRNGANLSEDKKNKLREIDKELSKLSLQFGENVLAETNAFQMHLTDEKDLAGLPEGTIEAARSLAKAQDKEGWIFTLDHPSYIPFMTYADNRELRKKLAIAFGARGFQNNEYDNQEIVLKIAKLRFERAQLLGYATHAHFVLEERMAESPEKVTSFLNDMLAKAKPAAQKEFAELSAFAKKLDGIETLEKWDGGYYSEKLKQQLFNLDDEKLKPYFQLEKVLNGAFTIAKKLYGLTFTEVFDIDKYHEEVMTYEVTDENNKLVAIFYADFFPRKGKRNGAWMTSFKSQYVKDGVNERPHISNVCNFTKPTETKPSLLTFNEVTTLFHEFGHGLHGMLANTTYPSLSGTSVYWDFVELPSQVMENWCYEPEALAIFATHYQTGEVIPQEYVEKIKESASFQEGLATLRQLSFGLLDMGWHGQNPTAITDVKAFETEQFKNTQLYPDVAENAMSTAFSHIFQGGYSSGYYSYKWAEVLDADAFEYFQEKGIFDKEVATKFKENILSKGGTEPPMELYKRFRGQEPKPDALLKRAGLL; translated from the coding sequence ATGGAAATACTTACTCAACATTTCGATACCAAACACAATACCGCTCCTTTTTCAAAAATAAAAATCGGCGATTATTTGCCTGCGATTCAAGAAGGAATTGCTTTGGCGAAAGCCGAAATTGACGCCATTGTAAACAATCCTGAAACGCCTACATTCGAGAACACTATCGAAGCTATGGATTACTCTGGAGATATCTTGGACAGAGCTTCTAGTATTTTCTTCAATTTGAATTCGGCAGAGACCAATGACGAAATGCAAAAAATCGCTCAAGAGATTTCGCCTTTGTTATCAGAATTCGGGAATGACATCCGTTTGAATCCGGAATTATTTGCTCGTGTTAAAACGGTTTATGAAGCCAAAGATTCATTGGACTTAACTCCTGAACAAAGCACTTTATTAGATAAAAAATACAAAAGCTTTTCGCGCAACGGGGCTAATTTATCCGAAGACAAGAAAAATAAACTACGTGAAATCGACAAGGAATTGTCGAAATTGAGTTTGCAATTTGGCGAAAATGTTTTGGCAGAAACCAATGCTTTCCAGATGCATTTGACAGACGAAAAAGACTTAGCTGGTTTACCGGAAGGCACTATTGAAGCCGCACGTTCTTTGGCGAAAGCCCAAGACAAAGAAGGCTGGATTTTCACCTTAGACCACCCAAGTTATATTCCGTTTATGACCTATGCGGATAATCGTGAATTGCGCAAAAAATTAGCGATTGCTTTTGGCGCAAGAGGATTTCAAAACAATGAATACGACAATCAAGAAATTGTTTTAAAAATTGCCAAACTGCGTTTTGAGCGCGCCCAGTTATTAGGTTATGCTACGCATGCTCATTTTGTACTAGAGGAACGTATGGCCGAAAGTCCTGAAAAAGTGACTTCTTTTTTGAATGATATGTTGGCCAAAGCCAAACCCGCAGCCCAAAAAGAGTTTGCTGAACTGTCTGCTTTCGCCAAAAAACTAGACGGAATCGAAACCTTGGAAAAATGGGATGGTGGCTATTATTCGGAAAAATTAAAACAACAGCTGTTTAATTTGGATGATGAAAAATTAAAGCCTTATTTCCAACTAGAAAAAGTCTTGAACGGGGCTTTTACGATTGCTAAAAAATTATACGGACTTACTTTTACCGAAGTATTTGATATTGACAAATACCACGAAGAAGTGATGACTTATGAAGTTACCGACGAAAACAACAAGCTGGTTGCTATTTTCTACGCCGACTTTTTCCCAAGAAAAGGAAAACGCAACGGTGCCTGGATGACTTCGTTCAAATCGCAATATGTGAAAGATGGCGTAAACGAAAGGCCACATATTTCGAATGTTTGCAACTTTACCAAACCTACGGAAACTAAACCGTCCTTATTGACTTTTAACGAAGTAACTACTTTATTTCATGAATTTGGACATGGATTACACGGCATGCTGGCTAACACTACTTACCCGAGTTTATCTGGAACCTCAGTATATTGGGATTTTGTTGAATTGCCGTCTCAGGTGATGGAAAACTGGTGTTACGAGCCAGAAGCCTTGGCTATATTCGCCACGCATTACCAAACGGGCGAAGTGATTCCGCAAGAATATGTTGAAAAAATCAAAGAAAGCGCCAGTTTCCAAGAAGGTTTAGCCACGTTACGCCAGTTGAGTTTTGGATTACTCGACATGGGTTGGCACGGACAAAACCCAACAGCGATTACAGATGTAAAAGCATTCGAAACCGAACAGTTCAAAAACACGCAATTATATCCAGATGTAGCCGAAAATGCTATGAGTACGGCGTTCTCTCACATCTTTCAAGGAGGCTATTCATCAGGCTATTACAGCTATAAATGGGCCGAAGTTCTAGATGCTGATGCCTTCGAATATTTCCAAGAAAAAGGGATTTTTGACAAAGAAGTGGCTACCAAATTCAAAGAAAACATTCTCTCTAAAGGAGGCACTGAACCACCAATGGAATTATACAAACGCTTTAGAGGTCAAGAACCAAAACCAGATGCTTTGTTGAAAAGAGCGGGGCTTTTATAG
- a CDS encoding type II toxin-antitoxin system PemK/MazF family toxin, whose translation MKINQYEIWLADLNPRNGTESGKIRPVLIIQTNLLNEANHPSTIICPLTTIVQPKAEILRVHIPKGIANTEKDCDIMIDQIRAIDNTRLIKKIGVLPNKLAQKVKENLKIILE comes from the coding sequence ATGAAAATTAATCAATACGAAATTTGGCTTGCCGATTTAAATCCTCGAAATGGTACTGAATCAGGAAAAATAAGACCTGTATTGATTATTCAAACAAATTTACTCAATGAAGCTAATCATCCTTCAACTATTATTTGTCCTTTGACCACTATTGTACAACCTAAAGCTGAAATTTTACGTGTTCATATTCCCAAAGGAATTGCAAACACCGAAAAAGATTGCGACATTATGATTGATCAAATCAGAGCAATTGACAACACGAGACTTATAAAGAAAATCGGTGTTTTACCGAACAAACTAGCTCAAAAAGTAAAAGAAAATTTAAAAATAATATTGGAATAA
- a CDS encoding gliding motility-associated C-terminal domain-containing protein, whose product MKITNLKKIFQIGILLIWNFSWTQNVKVELTFTYLNSVTKTYTVADLKVIDLPSGSTATWYDTLTGGNALLPTTPLQSGKTYYLQTTPIAPIGTRLQTIVYEISPTISANKSNPVCAGNVVKITANNILSEEQFTAENTNGKGLNLIKITQFGNSTYYIKPTAMTWEDANTLISSIPGASMYIINSQLEEATVYTGLQSKGYTGDDNIALWLGLKQYENASDYSEAKDTFGGWYWINGTKVTSSYNNWSATEPNNYYPNPGVPPGYLLYQNSPGNIEGYAQFEFQNRGAQWNDAGNTNVHFSYPIFEFTATTGLQWYKLNTTTNLYEIISGETKADLTITATAGSQKYRLDMLTNGITLQLFYEVIADAIPTTPTGKAIQNFCSTQNPIVANLTTTTGTNISWYATETGTTALNSSTKLTEGDYWAEAKSTNGCPSPSRLKVSASITTAGDVTVPNDEMEFCPAPKIPTIADLIASTTEGNSIFWYETETGTTSISQTTELKADQIYWAASKNDGTGCENPTRKSITIKYKCPEDVIYTGFSPNDDGVNDTYSTSYIKNLYPNFTIEIFNRWGRTVYKGNANTPEWNGRKDGTGDLVPVGVYYFLITFNIDGKEPTSGELYLSR is encoded by the coding sequence ATGAAAATAACTAACTTAAAAAAAATATTTCAAATAGGAATACTCCTTATTTGGAATTTTTCATGGACTCAAAACGTTAAAGTAGAATTAACTTTTACTTATTTAAACTCTGTTACAAAGACTTATACAGTAGCAGATTTAAAAGTTATTGATTTACCATCAGGTTCCACAGCTACCTGGTATGATACCCTAACTGGAGGAAATGCATTATTACCCACAACACCACTTCAAAGTGGTAAAACCTATTATTTACAGACAACTCCTATTGCTCCCATTGGAACACGTTTACAAACTATTGTTTATGAAATTTCTCCAACAATTTCAGCTAATAAATCAAACCCTGTTTGTGCTGGAAATGTGGTAAAAATAACTGCCAACAACATTCTTTCTGAAGAACAGTTTACCGCAGAAAACACGAATGGCAAGGGTTTAAATTTAATCAAAATAACTCAATTCGGAAACTCAACTTATTATATAAAACCCACTGCCATGACATGGGAGGATGCCAATACCCTCATTAGCTCTATTCCAGGAGCTTCAATGTACATAATAAACAGTCAATTAGAAGAAGCCACAGTCTATACGGGATTACAAAGTAAAGGATATACAGGTGATGATAATATTGCTCTTTGGCTAGGTTTAAAGCAGTATGAAAATGCCTCAGACTACTCAGAGGCAAAAGACACATTTGGTGGTTGGTATTGGATAAATGGTACTAAAGTAACTTCATCATATAATAATTGGTCTGCTACAGAACCTAATAACTATTATCCAAACCCAGGAGTGCCTCCAGGATATTTGCTATACCAAAATAGCCCTGGAAATATTGAAGGATATGCTCAATTTGAATTCCAAAATAGGGGAGCTCAATGGAATGATGCCGGAAATACTAATGTGCATTTTTCTTATCCTATTTTTGAGTTTACAGCTACAACAGGTCTTCAATGGTATAAATTAAATACGACAACTAACTTATACGAAATAATTTCTGGAGAAACTAAAGCAGACTTAACTATAACCGCAACAGCTGGCAGTCAAAAATATAGATTAGATATGCTAACTAACGGAATAACATTACAGTTATTTTATGAAGTTATTGCAGATGCCATACCAACAACTCCAACTGGGAAAGCAATACAAAATTTCTGTTCAACACAAAATCCAATAGTTGCTAATTTAACAACGACAACTGGCACAAACATTTCGTGGTATGCTACCGAAACTGGAACAACTGCCTTGAATTCGTCAACAAAGTTAACTGAGGGTGATTATTGGGCAGAGGCAAAATCTACAAATGGTTGCCCAAGTCCTTCACGATTAAAGGTGTCTGCTTCAATTACTACTGCTGGAGACGTTACAGTGCCTAATGATGAAATGGAATTTTGTCCTGCGCCAAAAATTCCAACAATTGCTGACTTAATCGCATCGACAACTGAAGGAAATTCTATTTTTTGGTATGAAACTGAAACGGGGACTACTTCAATATCACAAACTACAGAACTAAAAGCAGATCAAATTTACTGGGCAGCAAGTAAAAATGATGGAACAGGATGTGAAAACCCTACAAGAAAATCAATCACTATTAAATATAAATGTCCTGAAGATGTGATATATACTGGATTTTCCCCTAATGATGATGGCGTAAACGATACTTATTCTACATCTTATATTAAGAACCTATACCCTAATTTTACTATTGAAATTTTTAACAGATGGGGAAGAACAGTCTATAAAGGAAATGCAAACACTCCAGAATGGAACGGAAGAAAAGATGGAACGGGAGATTTAGTTCCAGTAGGTGTTTATTACTTCCTTATTACATTTAATATAGACGGCAAAGAACCAACTTCAGGAGAATTATACTTGAGTAGATAA